A window of Candidatus Gastranaerophilales bacterium contains these coding sequences:
- the wecB gene encoding UDP-N-acetylglucosamine 2-epimerase (non-hydrolyzing): MSKIKVLTVFGTRPEAIKMAPLVKEIEKYPDELESIVCVTAQHRQMLDQVLELFEITPDFDLDIMKANQDLWTLTTSVILKTKEVYEKVNPDIILVHGDTTTSMAAALSAFYAQIPVGHVEAGLRTFDKYYPFPEEINRVFADAVCEYHFAPTEKSCENLIKSNISDKHIYKTGNTVIDALLYTVSNKDVEIEGLTLDKNLKTILLTSHRRENFGEPIKNICKAILELVDKNKDIQVVYPVHLNPNVQKPVYELLDGKDRIHLIKPLDYAPFASLMKKAHIILTDSGGVQEEAPSLGKPVLVLRDTTERPEAIEYGTVKLVGTDKDKIVEETQKLLSDEAEYKKMSEAINPYGDGKACSRIVDILKTVKKRNQ; the protein is encoded by the coding sequence ATGAGCAAAATAAAAGTATTAACAGTATTTGGAACCCGCCCTGAGGCAATAAAAATGGCTCCCCTTGTCAAAGAGATTGAAAAATATCCCGATGAGCTAGAGAGTATTGTTTGTGTTACGGCACAACATCGCCAAATGTTAGACCAAGTTTTAGAGCTTTTTGAAATAACTCCTGATTTTGACCTTGATATAATGAAGGCAAATCAAGATTTGTGGACTTTGACAACTAGTGTAATCTTGAAAACAAAAGAAGTCTATGAAAAAGTTAATCCTGATATTATTTTGGTTCATGGTGATACGACAACTTCTATGGCGGCAGCTTTATCTGCTTTTTATGCCCAAATTCCCGTTGGACATGTTGAAGCAGGATTAAGAACCTTTGATAAGTATTATCCGTTTCCGGAAGAAATTAACAGAGTTTTTGCTGACGCAGTTTGTGAGTACCATTTTGCTCCTACTGAAAAATCTTGTGAAAATTTGATTAAATCAAATATCTCTGATAAACATATTTATAAAACCGGTAACACGGTTATTGACGCACTTTTATACACAGTATCGAATAAAGATGTCGAAATTGAGGGGCTTACTCTTGATAAGAACTTGAAAACAATATTGTTGACATCTCATAGACGTGAAAATTTTGGAGAACCTATCAAAAATATCTGCAAAGCTATTTTAGAATTGGTTGATAAAAATAAAGATATTCAGGTCGTGTATCCGGTCCACTTGAATCCGAATGTCCAAAAGCCTGTTTATGAGTTGCTTGATGGAAAAGACAGAATCCATTTAATCAAGCCTCTTGATTATGCTCCGTTTGCGTCATTAATGAAAAAAGCACATATTATATTGACAGATTCAGGTGGAGTCCAAGAAGAAGCTCCTTCTTTAGGTAAACCTGTTTTGGTTTTGAGAGATACGACTGAACGTCCCGAGGCTATTGAATATGGCACTGTTAAACTTGTCGGAACTGACAAGGATAAAATTGTTGAGGAAACTCAAAAACTTTTATCTGATGAAGCTGAATACAAAAAAATGTCTGAAGCCATAAATCCTTATGGTGATGGAAAAGCGTGTTCAAGAATTGTTGATATTTTAAAAACGGTCAAAAAACGAAATCAATAA
- a CDS encoding zf-HC2 domain-containing protein, with amino-acid sequence MDNNICKQVNSMISLYIDGKLNDEHKQIVEKHFEECPKCFEKYKAMKEVVENLKLSYERLLNEFEAMENANLFNIREYERFSDNLSAYMDNELSYEESVKFRKYLLKSKSARNDLTTAYKVKNAMQDTILANYLDNQFDFSKKIVTQLKKEDKKYLLKTYTKAAIIAGLLLFSTATIMISAHKQHGLPNFKMHKKLYYVEHILEPLADKAFAEMNGY; translated from the coding sequence GTGGACAACAATATCTGTAAACAAGTCAACTCTATGATTTCACTCTATATAGACGGAAAGCTCAATGACGAGCACAAACAAATTGTTGAAAAACACTTTGAAGAATGTCCCAAATGCTTTGAAAAATATAAAGCAATGAAAGAAGTTGTCGAAAATTTAAAATTATCTTACGAAAGATTACTCAACGAATTTGAAGCAATGGAAAATGCAAATCTATTTAACATTCGTGAATATGAAAGGTTTTCGGACAATCTTTCAGCCTATATGGATAATGAATTAAGCTACGAAGAAAGTGTTAAATTCAGAAAATATCTTTTAAAATCCAAAAGTGCCAGGAACGATTTAACAACAGCCTACAAGGTCAAAAACGCAATGCAAGACACAATTTTGGCAAACTATCTTGATAATCAGTTTGATTTTTCAAAAAAGATTGTTACTCAATTAAAAAAAGAAGACAAAAAATATTTGCTCAAAACCTATACCAAAGCTGCTATTATAGCTGGTCTACTACTTTTTTCAACAGCAACCATAATGATTTCGGCACACAAACAACATGGCTTGCCAAATTTCAAAATGCATAAAAAGCTCTACTATGTTGAACACATACTTGAACCTTTGGCGGATAAAGCTTTTGCGGAAATGAACGGTTATTGA
- a CDS encoding sigma-70 family RNA polymerase sigma factor: MRKKYKEMNTSELVHLAQKDNYIALEELIRREQKNIYAAFYYLDPNRENLMDLTQEALLRMSKNIKNLKNPKMFKSWQGQIISNLFYDELRKKQKTPRLLYLDETWDNEENSSPVHAIKDKKATPAENSMAHELNDIIKEKINELPEQFRFVIVLREIQGLSYDEIAKITKTSVGTVKSRIARARSKLQEYLKPYIA, from the coding sequence ATGAGAAAAAAATACAAAGAAATGAACACGTCTGAACTTGTTCACCTTGCCCAAAAAGATAACTATATCGCTCTTGAAGAGCTTATCAGACGTGAGCAAAAGAACATTTATGCGGCTTTTTATTATCTTGACCCCAACAGAGAAAACCTCATGGACTTAACGCAAGAAGCATTGTTAAGAATGTCGAAAAATATTAAAAATTTAAAAAATCCAAAAATGTTTAAATCTTGGCAAGGTCAAATCATCTCAAATCTTTTCTATGATGAACTCAGAAAAAAGCAAAAAACTCCACGCCTTTTGTACCTGGATGAAACGTGGGACAACGAAGAAAACAGCTCACCCGTGCATGCAATTAAAGACAAAAAAGCTACGCCTGCGGAAAACTCAATGGCACACGAATTGAATGATATTATCAAAGAAAAAATAAACGAACTACCGGAGCAATTCAGGTTTGTTATCGTACTAAGAGAAATTCAAGGGTTAAGTTATGACGAAATAGCAAAAATAACAAAAACCAGTGTAGGCACGGTAAAGTCAAGAATAGCAAGGGCTAGAAGCAAGTTGCAAGAATATTTAAAGCCCTATATTGCTTAA
- a CDS encoding thiamine phosphate synthase, with protein sequence MDINKIKFKDRNIFFIVYDFDFLSEDEILNYIAFAIESGVNVVSFFQAEYSDFAFINICRKIQNLCAVYDVLFLINRRLDIAQIIEVDGVVLQKDDISIKEARHILPQTISVGLMIEEKYDEKKLVLDDVDFIISRFDISIKLPQIPVYIENKLAGKVVIFASKHKSKNELKKLLENLTLQNS encoded by the coding sequence TTGGATATAAATAAAATTAAATTTAAAGATAGAAATATCTTTTTTATAGTTTATGATTTTGATTTTTTGTCAGAAGATGAAATCCTGAATTATATCGCATTTGCTATTGAGAGTGGTGTAAATGTTGTTTCGTTTTTTCAAGCAGAATATTCTGATTTTGCTTTTATAAATATATGTCGAAAAATTCAAAACCTATGTGCAGTTTATGATGTTTTGTTTTTGATAAACAGAAGGCTTGATATAGCTCAAATAATCGAAGTAGATGGTGTTGTTTTACAAAAAGATGATATTTCAATAAAAGAAGCTCGCCATATATTGCCACAGACCATCTCTGTCGGGTTGATGATTGAGGAAAAATATGATGAGAAAAAATTAGTCCTTGATGATGTCGATTTTATAATTTCTCGATTTGATATTTCTATAAAACTCCCTCAAATTCCTGTTTATATTGAAAATAAACTCGCCGGCAAGGTTGTTATATTTGCTTCAAAACACAAATCCAAAAATGAATTAAAAAAATTGTTAGAAAATTTAACACTACAAAACAGTTGA
- a CDS encoding TolC family protein — translation MRKLLATTLFILLLGLPAFAIQETQSQKLTIAQAIELAVNKNLNIHSSKLEIDIQKNNIKSANRLQNPAFTMFYNYGKAGEGNPQQMGAIQGIEIAKRGVRKNLEKSRLELVKETSDRDIFDVKMDVRRSYIEYLAAKTKFSVIKEQKQSLNDIFYMAKKRVDVGLAPELELLQAEMMRSKLVTNYNVAETQVKASQDAFNKALNIGFSTKYDINDEIIDSHSDFVDLMTPDPKKKIASFDEICERAMQKRYDVRIAKQQIEVAKKDLIVIKHQSIPDLELSGGYSYQPASHTQGDGYLSGAYLGGALVNIPVLYTYRPEVKNAKMKLEQAELNYKTVQNNARADLKIAYDKFVTAKINLNYYDDSMYNKSVNLMKRTKSSYQQGKTTLTNVIVMGQSDMEIKYEYIDILEQYYTSWVDFLEQVNDENIDIYSENL, via the coding sequence GTGAGAAAATTATTAGCGACAACATTATTTATTTTGCTATTGGGGCTGCCCGCTTTTGCAATTCAAGAAACTCAAAGTCAAAAGCTGACAATTGCTCAAGCAATTGAACTTGCAGTTAATAAAAATTTGAATATTCATTCTTCAAAATTGGAGATTGATATTCAAAAAAACAACATAAAATCTGCAAATCGGCTCCAAAACCCCGCTTTTACAATGTTTTACAATTATGGTAAAGCAGGAGAAGGCAATCCCCAACAAATGGGGGCTATTCAAGGGATTGAAATCGCAAAAAGAGGTGTCAGGAAAAATTTGGAAAAATCCAGATTGGAATTGGTTAAAGAAACCTCAGATAGAGATATTTTTGATGTAAAAATGGACGTAAGACGCTCTTATATTGAATATTTAGCGGCAAAGACAAAATTTTCTGTAATCAAAGAACAAAAACAATCACTCAATGATATATTTTATATGGCTAAAAAGAGGGTTGACGTTGGATTGGCTCCTGAACTCGAATTGCTACAAGCAGAGATGATGCGGTCGAAACTTGTCACTAATTATAACGTCGCTGAAACCCAAGTTAAGGCTTCACAGGATGCATTTAATAAAGCTTTAAATATAGGCTTTTCTACAAAGTATGATATCAATGACGAAATAATCGACTCTCATTCTGATTTCGTTGATTTGATGACTCCTGATCCTAAGAAAAAAATTGCTTCTTTTGACGAAATATGCGAAAGAGCAATGCAAAAAAGATATGATGTTAGGATTGCAAAACAGCAGATTGAGGTGGCTAAAAAAGATTTGATTGTTATCAAACATCAAAGTATTCCTGATCTTGAATTATCCGGAGGTTACAGCTATCAGCCTGCCTCCCATACGCAAGGTGATGGATATCTTTCAGGAGCATATTTGGGTGGTGCTTTGGTTAATATACCTGTTCTCTATACGTATAGACCAGAGGTTAAAAATGCAAAAATGAAGCTTGAACAAGCGGAATTGAATTATAAAACTGTGCAAAATAATGCTAGAGCCGATTTGAAAATTGCTTACGATAAATTTGTAACCGCAAAAATAAATTTGAATTATTATGATGATAGTATGTATAACAAGTCTGTTAATTTGATGAAAAGAACAAAATCCAGCTATCAACAAGGTAAAACTACATTGACAAACGTTATAGTCATGGGGCAATCTGATATGGAAATTAAATACGAATATATAGATATTTTGGAGCAATATTATACTTCTTGGGTTGACTTTTTAGAGCAAGTAAATGATGAAAATATAGATATATATTCAGAAAATTTATAA
- a CDS encoding DUF308 domain-containing protein, whose translation MTEKMTAPKKFFNLVLSEGILLIILGMLIIILPQITTFALAILLSVGLILIGIYKFINSIMLRHAIQNPWLSMIIALIMIAGGLYLTVNPFFNVFVLTLTIGIYFILEGINSISIAISQKDFVNYWWLALVGALVQFVLAFIIIFGLPYTALWTIGILIGVNMLFSGLTLISLYMGTKEIEKNME comes from the coding sequence ATGACTGAAAAAATGACAGCACCTAAAAAATTTTTTAACCTTGTTTTATCAGAAGGCATACTACTGATTATACTGGGTATGTTGATTATCATACTTCCGCAAATAACGACTTTTGCACTGGCGATTTTGCTAAGTGTTGGTTTAATATTAATTGGGATTTATAAATTTATAAATTCTATTATGTTGCGACATGCAATACAAAATCCTTGGCTTTCAATGATTATAGCTCTCATAATGATAGCCGGCGGTCTTTATTTGACGGTAAATCCGTTTTTTAACGTATTCGTTTTAACATTGACTATCGGCATTTATTTTATTCTTGAGGGAATAAACTCAATAAGTATCGCCATCAGCCAAAAAGACTTCGTAAACTATTGGTGGCTGGCTCTGGTTGGAGCGTTAGTTCAATTCGTACTTGCATTCATTATTATATTCGGGCTTCCTTATACAGCTTTGTGGACAATAGGAATACTTATCGGTGTAAATATGTTATTTAGCGGTTTGACCTTAATCTCACTATATATGGGAACGAAAGAAATAGAAAAAAACATGGAATAA
- a CDS encoding enoyl-ACP reductase, producing MKLMEGKKGVIFGVSNTHGIAYGIAKQLFEAGADIAFTYAGDPMEKRVRPIAESMNAKVILPCDVTKEEEVKAVFDELEKVYGKIDFVVHAVAFANREDLTGEFINTSKDGWNLALGISSYSLVTLARNAQPIMNEGGSMLAMTYLGGEKVVANYNVMGVAKAALESSARYLAENLGKFGIRVNCISAGAVKTLAASGIGGFGKMLKAAVLKAPLKRNVTLDDVGKTGLYLLSDLSSGVTGEVVHVDCGCHAVYASAEEMDALTRE from the coding sequence ATGAAATTAATGGAAGGTAAAAAAGGGGTTATTTTCGGAGTTTCTAATACTCACGGAATAGCTTACGGAATTGCAAAACAACTTTTTGAAGCAGGTGCTGATATTGCATTTACATACGCTGGGGACCCTATGGAAAAAAGGGTTAGACCAATCGCTGAATCAATGAATGCTAAAGTCATTTTGCCTTGTGACGTAACAAAAGAAGAAGAAGTTAAAGCTGTTTTTGACGAACTTGAAAAAGTTTACGGAAAAATTGACTTTGTTGTTCACGCAGTTGCTTTCGCTAACAGAGAAGACTTAACAGGTGAATTCATAAATACTTCTAAAGATGGTTGGAACTTGGCTCTTGGAATCAGCTCTTACTCTTTAGTAACTTTGGCTCGTAACGCACAACCTATTATGAACGAAGGCGGCTCAATGCTTGCTATGACATATTTGGGTGGAGAAAAAGTTGTTGCCAACTACAATGTTATGGGAGTTGCTAAAGCTGCTTTAGAATCCTCTGCAAGATATTTAGCTGAAAACCTAGGAAAATTCGGCATTAGAGTAAATTGCATTTCGGCAGGTGCCGTCAAAACCTTGGCTGCGAGCGGTATCGGTGGCTTCGGCAAAATGCTTAAAGCTGCAGTTCTTAAAGCTCCTTTAAAAAGAAACGTTACTCTTGATGATGTCGGAAAAACAGGCTTATACTTATTGTCAGACCTTTCATCAGGCGTTACGGGCGAAGTCGTCCACGTAGATTGCGGTTGCCATGCGGTATATGCTTCTGCTGAAGAAATGGACGCTCTAACCAGAGAATAA
- a CDS encoding DUF475 domain-containing protein, with amino-acid sequence MFKYFYESFFVTIVGFILAFLWGEHLKPGGGALALFIVGFLAILEITLSFDNAVVNAMKLEKMSKKWQHRFLTWGILIAVFGMRFLFPVVVVACFAHISLLEVTKLALYNVDKYAYYLHIVHAPLVTFGGAFLMMLCMAYFFNKDKTTHWICWLERPILQCNHIKYVDIIFTLLAIIITQAIVPVEQKLPVTIAGLVGVILYLVIDSVSNALECYAEKKAALTGSLAKLGFIGFLYLELIDASFSLDGVLGAFAISKDIVIITIGLAIGAMFVRSLTLFMVDMKTLQKYCYLEHGAHWAIGFLALIMFYSTVHEVPEVITGGIGLVIVSAAFISSVKRNKSITNDD; translated from the coding sequence ATGTTTAAATATTTTTACGAATCTTTTTTTGTTACAATCGTCGGGTTTATTCTCGCTTTTTTATGGGGCGAACATTTAAAACCCGGGGGTGGGGCTTTGGCTCTTTTCATTGTCGGCTTTTTAGCAATTCTTGAAATAACACTATCCTTTGACAACGCTGTCGTAAACGCAATGAAGCTTGAAAAAATGTCAAAAAAATGGCAACACAGATTTTTAACATGGGGTATTTTAATTGCCGTTTTCGGAATGAGATTCCTATTCCCTGTAGTAGTTGTTGCTTGTTTTGCACATATCTCACTTTTAGAAGTTACGAAACTTGCTCTTTACAATGTTGATAAATATGCTTATTACTTGCATATCGTGCACGCTCCGCTTGTCACATTCGGCGGTGCTTTCTTGATGATGCTATGTATGGCTTATTTCTTTAACAAAGATAAAACTACGCATTGGATTTGCTGGCTTGAAAGACCTATTCTTCAATGCAACCATATCAAATATGTAGATATTATTTTTACATTATTGGCAATAATCATCACTCAAGCTATTGTCCCGGTTGAGCAAAAACTTCCCGTAACCATAGCTGGGCTTGTCGGAGTCATTTTATATCTCGTTATAGACAGCGTTAGTAATGCTTTAGAATGTTATGCTGAAAAAAAAGCAGCATTAACCGGAAGCCTTGCCAAACTTGGTTTTATCGGATTTTTATATTTGGAACTCATTGACGCATCTTTTTCTTTAGATGGTGTTTTAGGTGCATTTGCAATAAGCAAAGATATAGTTATAATAACTATAGGATTAGCGATAGGAGCTATGTTTGTAAGGTCTTTGACTCTATTTATGGTAGATATGAAAACATTACAAAAATATTGTTATTTAGAACACGGTGCACATTGGGCAATTGGTTTTTTGGCATTAATAATGTTCTATTCTACTGTCCATGAAGTCCCTGAGGTTATAACAGGCGGAATCGGATTAGTAATAGTTTCAGCTGCTTTCATCAGCTCTGTCAAACGAAACAAATCAATTACGAATGATGACTAA
- the fba gene encoding class II fructose-1,6-bisphosphate aldolase translates to MSERKLVGTEEMFKKALAGKYAIGAYNVNNMEILQGIAEAAEETRSPIILQVSAGARKYANQTYLIKLVEAALATTTVPIALHLDHGADFEICKACIDGGFSSVMIDGSRFPLEENIAITKKVVEYAHQRGVSVEAELGKLAGVEDAVKVHAKDATYTDPEEAARFVKETGCDSLAIAIGTSHGAYKFKEEPQLDFERLAACKKAVNEAVGYDFPIVLHGSSSVPQELVEKCNKFGGQLPNAKGVPEDMLSFASKNGVAKINIDTDLRLAMTSTIREFFIEHPEKFDPREYMGPGRTAVKELVKHKMQVLGTAGHADD, encoded by the coding sequence ATGAGCGAAAGAAAACTCGTCGGAACAGAAGAAATGTTCAAAAAAGCCCTAGCAGGAAAATATGCTATCGGTGCTTACAATGTAAACAACATGGAAATTCTACAAGGTATCGCAGAAGCTGCTGAAGAAACCAGATCACCTATCATTCTTCAAGTATCAGCTGGTGCAAGAAAATATGCTAACCAAACTTACCTTATCAAATTAGTCGAAGCTGCTTTGGCTACAACTACAGTTCCTATCGCACTTCACCTTGATCACGGTGCTGATTTCGAAATCTGTAAAGCTTGTATCGATGGCGGTTTCTCATCAGTTATGATTGATGGTTCAAGATTCCCATTGGAAGAAAATATTGCTATCACTAAAAAAGTTGTTGAATACGCTCACCAAAGAGGCGTTTCTGTTGAAGCTGAACTTGGTAAACTTGCCGGCGTTGAAGACGCTGTTAAAGTTCATGCTAAAGATGCTACTTACACTGACCCTGAAGAAGCTGCAAGATTTGTTAAAGAAACAGGTTGTGACTCTTTAGCTATCGCTATCGGAACTTCTCACGGTGCATACAAATTCAAAGAAGAACCTCAACTTGACTTTGAAAGACTTGCTGCTTGTAAAAAAGCTGTTAATGAAGCTGTCGGCTACGATTTCCCAATCGTTCTTCACGGATCTTCTTCAGTTCCTCAAGAATTAGTTGAAAAATGCAACAAATTCGGCGGTCAATTACCTAACGCTAAAGGCGTTCCTGAAGATATGCTTTCATTCGCTTCTAAGAATGGCGTTGCAAAAATCAATATTGATACAGACTTAAGACTTGCAATGACTTCTACTATCAGAGAATTCTTCATTGAACATCCTGAAAAATTCGACCCTCGTGAATATATGGGTCCTGGTAGAACTGCTGTTAAAGAACTTGTTAAACACAAAATGCAAGTTTTAGGTACAGCCGGTCACGCTGATGACTAA
- a CDS encoding ribonuclease III domain-containing protein, translating to MNELNIRNYAHLGDAVYEVYIREKVILHTSNSKRLHDFSVKFVNAEFQTHLLEKISDNLTPEEHELVRRGRNIPTSSARRINKALHSQATALEVLLGYNYLHNKPRYQELCKIMDNEIIFE from the coding sequence ATGAACGAACTTAACATTAGAAACTACGCTCATCTCGGCGATGCCGTCTATGAAGTCTACATTAGAGAAAAAGTAATTTTACATACTTCAAACTCAAAAAGACTTCACGATTTTTCCGTCAAATTCGTTAACGCCGAATTTCAAACCCATCTACTGGAAAAAATTTCTGATAATCTTACCCCTGAAGAACACGAACTCGTAAGACGGGGACGGAATATCCCAACATCATCAGCCAGAAGAATAAATAAAGCTCTCCACTCTCAAGCTACCGCTCTTGAGGTTCTGCTCGGGTACAACTACCTCCATAACAAGCCTCGATACCAAGAGCTTTGCAAAATTATGGATAACGAAATTATTTTTGAATAA
- a CDS encoding MarC family protein, translating into MNHEILQAFILQFTALFFTIDAIGLIPIFISLTSDYTEQMKIKVIKKGVSTAFAVLLFFALLGTQVLNLFGITIGAFRIAGGILLLILAIELVLDKPNAPTSCDPDDDLKSMDISVFPLAVPLLSGPASISMLIMFMKQAEHNLFKQTLTMTALFVNMVLCLIILLFASNICKVLGKTGINIVNRIFGIILAAMACQFIINGLIDAFNIKEIMDALQIHVMQ; encoded by the coding sequence ATGAATCACGAAATTTTACAAGCTTTTATATTGCAGTTTACCGCACTATTTTTTACAATTGATGCAATCGGATTAATTCCGATTTTTATATCATTGACTTCTGATTATACAGAACAAATGAAAATCAAAGTTATAAAAAAAGGCGTATCTACAGCATTTGCAGTTTTATTGTTCTTCGCACTGTTGGGAACTCAAGTTCTTAATCTTTTCGGCATCACAATAGGTGCCTTTAGAATAGCGGGCGGTATCTTATTATTGATATTAGCAATTGAGTTGGTTTTAGACAAACCGAATGCACCTACATCTTGCGACCCTGATGATGACTTAAAAAGCATGGATATTTCAGTTTTTCCGCTGGCTGTTCCATTACTATCAGGACCAGCTTCCATTTCAATGCTAATTATGTTTATGAAACAAGCTGAGCATAATCTTTTTAAACAAACTTTAACAATGACAGCTTTGTTTGTAAATATGGTGCTTTGTCTTATAATTTTGCTCTTTGCATCTAATATTTGCAAGGTATTGGGCAAAACAGGTATAAACATTGTAAACAGAATTTTCGGTATAATTCTTGCAGCGATGGCATGCCAATTTATTATCAACGGATTGATTGATGCGTTTAACATAAAAGAGATTATGGACGCTTTGCAAATTCATGTTATGCAATAA
- a CDS encoding inorganic phosphate transporter, with product MTFALILLILVVLAALAFEYINGFHDCANAIATVVSTRVLSPKQAVLFGATLEFAGALTGTHVAQTIGSGIIDGPSITLQVILCALLAAVLWNLFTWYLGLPSSSSHALIGGLLGASIVHAGPGVVQIKHLLDKVIIPMFTSPVLGFSVGFLFMLFLLRIFYKSNPDMINKRFRKLQLLSSGLMALSHGSNDAQKTMGIITLSLLAGGVLKAPADGHFEIPIYVIMACAFMMAMGTMSGGWKIIRTMGHKIIRLKPIHGFAAETSAASIILTASHFGIPLSTTHVISTAIMGVGSTVRASAVKWGIVGNIVWAWVLTIPSCMIVSSVLYALLRNVPHS from the coding sequence ATGACATTCGCATTAATATTATTAATACTGGTTGTACTTGCAGCATTAGCTTTCGAGTACATAAACGGCTTTCACGATTGTGCAAACGCTATCGCAACAGTAGTTTCAACAAGAGTGCTAAGCCCGAAACAAGCCGTTTTATTCGGAGCTACTCTTGAGTTTGCGGGAGCTCTAACTGGAACTCACGTAGCCCAAACGATTGGCTCAGGAATTATCGACGGACCTTCTATCACTCTTCAAGTTATTTTATGTGCCCTTTTGGCAGCTGTTTTATGGAATTTATTCACTTGGTATCTTGGCTTACCTTCAAGCTCATCTCACGCTTTAATAGGTGGTCTTTTAGGAGCTTCCATTGTCCATGCCGGTCCCGGGGTAGTACAAATCAAACACCTTTTAGATAAAGTTATCATACCAATGTTTACATCTCCGGTTCTCGGTTTTTCGGTTGGTTTCTTATTTATGTTGTTTTTACTTAGGATTTTTTACAAATCAAATCCTGACATGATTAACAAAAGATTTAGAAAATTACAACTTTTATCTTCCGGCTTAATGGCGTTAAGCCATGGCTCAAACGACGCACAAAAGACTATGGGTATAATAACATTATCACTTCTTGCCGGGGGTGTATTAAAAGCACCTGCTGACGGACATTTCGAAATACCTATTTATGTAATTATGGCGTGTGCTTTTATGATGGCAATGGGAACAATGTCCGGTGGATGGAAAATCATCAGAACAATGGGACACAAAATTATAAGACTTAAACCTATTCATGGTTTTGCCGCTGAAACTTCTGCTGCGTCTATAATTTTAACAGCTTCTCACTTCGGTATTCCATTAAGCACGACCCACGTTATTTCAACTGCGATTATGGGCGTAGGCTCCACAGTAAGAGCTTCTGCCGTAAAATGGGGAATCGTTGGAAACATCGTTTGGGCTTGGGTTTTAACAATCCCATCTTGTATGATTGTTTCATCTGTATTATATGCACTTTTGAGAAATGTTCCTCATTCATAA
- a CDS encoding DUF47 family protein gives MAKLNLLAYILPPDDKTFYILFEKSTHVCKKAATLFDEIVEKGVSDERIIKAKQYKHTSNDLIKETLTELNNTFVTPIDREDIQLIATLLNKITKKIVKASLNLRVYRLENNTENVVAQAKTLLQAAEELDLIIHKFKKVSSIKEMTESNLRMKDIESHGDEIMFHAMDALFSGGFDALNVIKLRDIHKDIENALDTCYSVSDNVVNIVLKQS, from the coding sequence ATGGCAAAATTAAATTTATTGGCTTATATATTACCGCCTGATGACAAAACTTTTTACATTTTATTTGAAAAAAGTACTCACGTTTGTAAAAAAGCTGCTACTTTGTTTGACGAAATCGTCGAAAAAGGCGTTTCTGACGAAAGAATTATTAAAGCTAAACAATACAAACATACCAGCAACGATTTGATTAAAGAAACTTTAACAGAATTGAATAACACTTTTGTAACACCGATTGATAGAGAAGATATACAGCTTATCGCTACTTTATTGAATAAAATTACTAAAAAAATCGTCAAGGCAAGCTTAAATCTGAGAGTTTACAGACTTGAAAACAACACAGAAAATGTCGTTGCTCAAGCAAAAACCTTATTGCAAGCAGCTGAAGAACTTGATTTAATTATCCACAAATTCAAAAAAGTAAGCTCTATTAAAGAAATGACTGAAAGTAATTTGAGAATGAAAGATATCGAATCTCACGGCGACGAAATTATGTTTCACGCTATGGACGCTTTATTCTCAGGTGGCTTTGATGCTTTGAACGTTATCAAACTAAGAGACATCCACAAAGATATCGAAAACGCTTTGGATACTTGCTATTCCGTATCTGATAACGTCGTAAATATTGTATTAAAACAAAGTTAA